The following coding sequences lie in one Trichoderma breve strain T069 chromosome 1, whole genome shotgun sequence genomic window:
- a CDS encoding ankyrin repeats (3 copies) domain-containing protein, with protein sequence MDKKRPATAEWSTAKLRRVDAPSAFPLTHTTPGAGFRPRSLNTDAFTVGWICALEAELAASVAMLDEEFRNLPEIPGDSNTYTLGRMGDHNIVMVCLPAGTTGTNAAAMTATNMMRSFPKIRFGLMVGIGGGAPDEPSNDSRNDIRLGDVVVSCPTVDSSGVLQYDFGKTMKEGKFVQTGTLNKTHTELRTGISVLRARHRRGISQIPFHIDTMLQSNRKMRGYFDHPDGESSCEACDRGALLVRKPRADSDPAIHYGLIGSANQVMRHGMTREKLRKEKGILCFEMEAAGLMDILPCLVIRGICDYADSHKNKRWQPYAAAAAAAYAKEILSVIPPAEAPPIFPMNIDTIHNMLQSFISESSLEQLLQLLPAPEQSQRKSAIPDLDPRDHNFSWVFENIDYKSWRSNDSRFVLCLSSPLGHHLSQVTSYVVDQEQNANHPVLYCFCSKINNGEFIVNKGGQISEGQNIALASALIYTLLKQIIVLSPIEKRLLIMHNLFNSLLQKIFEKPPSQNWTENGFDGNDPFKGLHELLGNAATDDLLAVFQDILDYAKPQPTLIVLDGVEKAYQGGRFLHLIGVLINDLRRQSSNMKALLVGPTVCDITALSQESMFIEYDKELKECLFSLQFENTRYEKITPEQSGSFEWLWVHDEYKRWSNSETSRLLYIQGKPGSGKSTLTKYFDSNLPTREPAAKKAIVAKFFYSFREGEPQRSHYSMLLSLLHDILCQEKSFFYHYCQAEYRAHRCSGAKWDYQSLKRILGSLQDYYSTPKRFYIIIDAVDESEETDRRDILNMLYNLCSNIKYCVVKIFIASRPVAQLEARRDQFLDFIRLQDETTLDISNFANSLLNGLGLNREVAYMIGNAQGVFLWVKLVGEELLKFHEDGYSEHDIFLMLKKLPTELEELYGVMLDKMRTNKSCLSYGLKMFRFILFARRPLRVNELLHSLGIPDSTESDSISSLTDEIFEERVPLSERIIVSCGGNFIEIKQRNDGHRVVQVIHQTAFEFLRDPDGVVSKSAFRIDEGYAHMLIATTCIQYLMLCAASTSLRVGLPDSEHWIANHYDDYAKYLDKRPLAFYASHHVEYHVNRYMRYANQKSNTQKLAAQVTCDWINDPFNYLLESWSGSHLAPLISKKIQNKLIFASAKDHSARTPLSWAAGNGQESTMRLLLEEDANTNLPYDYYGQTPLSWAARNGHESIVRLLLENGAAINSKDESNRTPLSWAAKNGHAAIVELLQNNGATL encoded by the exons ATGGATAAGAAGCGCCCCGCGACGGCGGAGTGGTCGACTGCGAAGCTCAGGCGCGTTGATGCGCCGTCCGCATTTCCTCTCACACATACAACACCAGGTGCTGGCTTTAGGCCCCGCAGCCTGAATACGGATGCGTTCACAGTAGGATGGATATGTGCCTTGGAGGCGGAATTAGCTGCATCTGTGGCTATGCTCGATGAAGAATTTCGGAATCTCCCAGAAATTCCGGGTGATTCAAATACTTATACTCTAGGACGAATGGGAGACCACAACATTGTGATGGTTTGCCTTCCAGCAGGAACAACGGGTACAAATGCTGCCGCGATGACAGCTACCAACATGATGCGGAGTTTTCCCAAAATTCGCTTTGGTTTGATGGTGGGCATTGGAGGCGGAGCTCCTGATGAGCCAAGCAATGATTCGCGCAACGATATCCGGCTTGGGGATGTAGTGGTTAGCTGTCCTACAGTCGATTCAA GTGGCGTATTACAATACGACTTTGGGAAAACAATGAAAGAAGGGAAATTTGTTCAAACCGGCACACTAAACAAGACGCACACAGAATTGAGGACCGGCATTTCAGTACTACGAGCACGCCATCGGAGGGGAATCAGCCAAATTCCATTTCATATCGATACTATGCTCCAGTCTAACAGAAAGATGCGCGGTTATTTCGATCACCCAG ACGGTGAATCAAGTTGCGAAGCTTGCGACAGAGGAGCTTTGCTGGTTCGAAAGCCGCGCGCAGATAGCGACCCTGCCATCCATTATGGTCTCATTGGTTCAGCTAATCAAGTTATGAGGCATGGAATGACACGAGAGAAGcttcgaaaagaaaagggcatACTCtgttttgagatggaagctgCAGGACTTATGGATATTCTCCCTTGTTTAGTGATTCGAGGCATTTGCGATTATGCGGACTCGCACAAGAATAAAAGGTGGCAGCCTTAtgcggcagcggctgctgctgcatacGCCAAAGAAATCCTGTCTGTCATTCCTCCAGCAGAAGCGCCGCCGATATTCCCCATGAATATTGATACCATACAT AACATGCTTCAGTCTTTTATTTCCGAATCAAGTCTAGAACAGTTACTTCAACTTCTACCAGCACCGGAGCAAAGCCAACGAAAATCCGCAATACCAGATTTAGATCCCCGAGATCATAATTTTTCTTGGGTGTTTGAAAATATTGATTATAAGTCCTGGAGATCCAACGATAGCCGTTTCGTCCTTTGTCTCTCTAGCCCTCTAGGCCACCACTTATCTCAAGTCACATCCTACGTCGTGGACCAAGAGCAGAACGCTAACCACCCTGTTCTGTATTGTTTCTGCTCGAAAATAAACAACGGCGAGTTTATTGTTAACAAAGGTGGCCAGATTTCAGAAGGCCAAAATATTGCGCTTGCTAGTGCCCTCATTTACACACTTCTCAAGCAGATTATTGTTCTTTCGCCGATAGAGAAAAGACTACTAATCATGCATAATCTTTTCAATTCCCTGCTGCAGAAGATTTTCGAAAAACCCCCAAGTCAAAATTGGACGGAAAACGGTTTCGATGGCAATGATCCTTTCAAAGGTTTACATGAACTTCTTGGCAATGCGGCAACAGATGATCTTTTAGCTGTTTTCCAGGACATTCTAGATTATGCCAAACCACAACCCACCTTGATTGTTCTCGATGGAGTAGAAAAAGCTTACCAGGGTGGTCGGTTTCTTCACCTAATTGGTGTGCTCATAAACGACCTTCGACGACAAAGCTCAAATATGAAGGCACTACTTGTGGGCCCAACAGTTTGTGATATTACTGCTCTTTCTCAAGAGAGCATGTTTATCGAGTATGATAAGGAGCTAAAAG AATGTTTATTTAGCCTCCAGTTCGAAAACACACGCTATGAAAAGATTACACCAGAACAAAGTGGCTCTTTTGAGTGGCTTTGGGTACATGACGAGTACAAACGTTGGTCCAATTCGGAAACTTCTCGCTTACTCTATATACAAGGAAAACCTGGCAGTGGCAAAAGTACTCTCACAAAATATTTTGACTCTAATCTTCCAACTAGGGAGCCAGCTGCAAAGAAAGCTATCGTGGCAAAGTTCTTTTATAGCTTCAGAGAGGGCGAACCCCAAAGGAGCCACTATAGCATGCTTCTTTCGCTTCTACATGACATCTTATGTCAAGAGAAAAGCTTCTTTTACCATTATTGTCAAGCCGAATATCGAGCTCATCGTTGCTCTGGCGCGAAGTGGGACTACCAATCTCTGAAACGAATCTTGGGGTCATTACAAGACTACTATTCAACACCAAAGCGATTCTACATTATTATCGATGCGGTTGATGAGTCTgaagagacagacagacggGACATTCTCAATATGCTTTACAATTTGTGTTCTAATATCAAATACTGTGTTGTCAAAATCTTTATCGCAAGTCGACCGGTAGCACAGCTAGAAGCCCGCCGAGACCAGTTTCTGGATTTTATTCGGTTACAGGATGAAACTACACTTGATATTTCCAATTTCGCAAATTCTCTACTTAATGGCCTTGGTCTTAATCGAGAGGTTGCATATATGATTGGAAATGCCCAAGGAGTTTTCCTTTGGGTCAAACTGGTGGGCGAGGAATTGCTAAAGTTccatgaagatggatattCTGAACACGACATATTTCTTATGCTTAAAAAACTTCCAACGGAGCTCGAAGAACTTTACGGAGTCATGCTGGATAAGATGAGAACAAACAAGTCATGCCTGTCCTATGGATTGAAAATGTTTCGATTCATTCTATTTGCACGGAGGCCCCTCAGGGTGAACGAACTACTCCACAGTCTTGGTATTCCAGACAGTACTGAATCCGACTCAATTTCTAGCCTCACTGATGAGATTTTCGAGGAGCGTGTACCATTATCAGAGAGAATTATTGTCTCTTGTGGTGGTAACTTCATAGAAATTAAACAACGGAACGATG GACATCGGGTAGTCCAAGTTATCCATCAAACTGCCTTTGAGTTTCTGCGTGATCCTGATGGAGTAGTTTCAAAATCAGCGTTTCGCATAGATGAAGGATATGCACATATGTTGATAGCCACAACTTGCATCCAATATCTAATGCTTTGCGCTGCCAGCACCTCTCTACGAGTGGGGTTACCGGATTCCGAACATTGGATCGCCAACCATTATGATGATTATGCAAAGTACCTCGATAAAAGACCGTTGGCGTTCTATGCTTCCCACCATGTAGAATATCACGTCAATCGCTACATGAGATACGCCAACCAGAAATCTAATACTCAAAAACTCGCAGCTCAAGTAACATGCGACTGGATCAACGACCCCTTCAATTATTTGTTGGAGAGCTGGTCTGGCTCACATTTGGCGCCACTGATTTCGAAAAAAATCCAGAACAAACTAATTTTTGCTTCTGCCAAAG ATCATTCTGCCCGGACGCCGCTTTCATGGGCTGCTGGGAACGGACAAGAGTCTACCATGAG GCTActgcttgaagaagatgcaaatACTAATCTCCCCTATGATTATTATGGCCAGACGCCGCTTTCATGGGCTGCTAGAAACGGGCACGAGTCTATTGTAAGGCTACTGCTTGAAAATGGCGCAGCTATTAATTCTAAAGATGAGTCTAACCGGACGCCGCTTTCATGGGCTGCCAAGAATGGACACGCGGCCAttgtcgagctgctgcaaaaTAACGGCGCCACATTATAA
- a CDS encoding tRNA synthetases class I (E and q), catalytic domain-containing protein: MKHEELDAISAKLAGDFRTIEPFLRDLDKHLTLRSYLEGYTLGDLETKIWQTLRANKVAIGFIRKNGLPNLTRWFTFIEQSHPEIQEATKADAAVKAAKGGANYNLALQDTDKGVVTRFLPEPSGYLHIGHAKAALLSDYFGHVAYKGQMRLRLDDTNPAKEKEEFQDAIVEDLALMGIKPDSLTYTSDYFDYLYEMCKKLISMGQAYADDTDQETMRAQRMDGIPSKRRERTVEETLRIFEEMKIASEEGLAHCIRAKISFDNPNKAMRDPVIYRCNIENIHHRTGNKWKMYPMYDFACPVVDSHEGVTHALRSTEYTDRNPQYQWFIDTLQLRQVHMWDFSRINFVKTFLSKRKLAKLVDAGKVWGWDDPRMPTIRGIRRRGMTVEALRDFIIKQGPSRNVVNMDWTTFWANNKKVIDPIVPRFTALLLKDLAKASVTGSEAPASVTVEERPKHPKNASVGLKKVIFSPTLHIDQADAKSFKADEEITLMGWGNAFVRDISTSDDPITSFKLELNLKGDFKTTEKKVTWLSAEGFKLVPAELWEFDYLLTKDKLEEEDNFEDFLNPNTASMEDAVCDAGVGELKKDDIIQLERRGFYRVDKGLNDWAEGEAGLKGPRVVLFSIPTGKTGPK, encoded by the exons ATGAAGCACGAGGAGCTTGACGCCATCTCCGCCAAGTTGGCCGGTGACTTCCGCACCATTGAGCCTTTCCTGAGGGACTTGGACAAGCACCTGACGCTGCGATCCTACCTCGAGGGCTACACTTTGGGAGACCTTGAGACCAAGATCTGGCAGACTCTCCGAGCCAACAAGGTCGCCATTGGCTTCATCCGCAAGAATGGCCTTCCTAACCTGACTCGATGGTTCACCTTCATTGAGCAGTCTCACCCTGAGATCCAGGAGGCTACCAAGGCAGACGCCGCCGTCAAAGCTGCCAAGGGCGGTGCCAACTACAACCTTGCCCTCCAAGATACCGACAAGGGCGTCGTTACTCGATTCCTGCCCGAGCCTTC TGGCTACCTTCACATTGGACACGCCAAGGCTGCTCTTCTCAGCGACTACTTCGGCCATGTCGCTTACAAGGGCCAGATGCGCCTGCGACTCGACGACACCAACCCTGCtaaggagaaggaagagttCCAGGATGCCATCGTGGAGGATCTCGCTCTCATGGGCATCAAGCCTGACAGCTTGACCTACACCTCTGACTACTTCGACTACCTGTATGAGATGTGCAAGAAGCTGATCTCTATGGGCCAAGCCTACGCCGATGATACCGACCAGGAGACCATGCGTGCTCAGCGAATGGACGGCATCCCTTCAAAGCGCCGTGAGCGAACCGTCGAGGAGACCCTGCGAATTttcgaggagatgaagattgcATCCGAGGAGGGTCTTGCACACTGCATTCGTGCCAAGATCTCCTTCGACAACCCCAACAAGGCCATGCGCGACCCCGTCATCTACCGATGCAACATCGAAAACATTCATCACCGCACTGGCAACAAGTGGAAGATGTACCCCATGTACGACTTTGCCTGCCCTGTTGTCGACAGCCACGAGGGTGTCACTCACGCTCTGAGATCCACCGAGTACACCGACCGAAACCCTCAGTACCAGTGGTTCATCGATACCCTTCAACTGCGCCAAGTCCACATGTGGGACTTCTCCAGAATCAACTTCGTCAAGACCTTCTTGTCCAAGCGTAAACTGGCGAAGCTGGTTGACGCCGGAAAGGTCTGGGGCTGGGATGATCCCAGAATGCCCACCATTCGCGGTattcgacgacgaggaatGACCGTCGAAGCGCTCCGtgatttcatcatcaagcagGGTCCTAGCCGAAACGTTGTCAACATGGATTGGACCACCTTCTGGGCTAACAACAAGAAGGTTATCGACCCTATTGTTCCCCGATTCACAGCTCTTCTGCTCAAGGACCTGGCCAAGGCTTCGGTCACTGGATCGGAGGCCCCGGCTAGCGTTACCGTGGAGGAGCGGCCCAAGCACCCCAAGAACGCAAGTGTTGGCCTGAAGAAGGTCATCTTCTCACCTACTCTTCACATCGACCAGGCCGATGCCAAGAGCTTCAAGGCAGACGAGGAGATCACTCTGATGGGCTGGGGCAATGCCTTTGTTCGAGACATCTCTACCTCAGATGACCCCATCACATCTTTCAAGCTCGAGCTCAATCTGAAGGGTGACTTCAAGACCACTGAGAAGAAGGTTACCTGGCTTTCTGCTGAGGGCTTCAAGCTGGTCCCCGCTGAGCTGTGGGAGTTTGACTACCTCCTCACCAAGGACAagcttgaggaagaagacaactTTGAGGACTTCTTGAACCCCAACACGGCCAGCATGGAGGATGCCGTTTGCGATGCCGGCGTTggcgagctgaagaaggatgacATCATCCAGCTCGAGCGAAGAGGATTCTACAGAGTAGACAAGGGTCTGAATGACTGGGCTGAGGGCGAGGCTGGATTGAAGGGACCCAGAGTGGTTCTGTTCAGCATCCCCACCGGAAAGACTGGTCCTAAATAA
- a CDS encoding ribosomal protein l1p/L10e family domain-containing protein: MAPIDRCLASVARLTLSRPSIRPAVPLIPRFLAPALVQSRQASVVRTKKTTKKKAVPKDFKRHNLEKREFPQYTLCDAMRVLRAVEVGQPPATIKYEIHINLKTARNGPVIKNSIRLPNPVQSDWQIAVICPEGSDIATAATAAGAVAVGEETLFEAIRQEKIDFDRLICHENSEKALNKAGLGKILGPKGLMPSKRMKTIVNDVVKSIRDSAGAADYRERQGVIRMAIGQLGHTPDQLKANIQALLKKVKSECAEISEEVSKEVHEVILSTTNGPALSLNAKLNDPESGITVESLSGVM, from the exons ATGGCGCCAATTGACCGGTGTCTGGCCTCTGTGGCCAGGCTGACGCTCTCACGGCCATCAATACGACCGGCCGTGCCCCTGATACCCCGATTCCTGGCACCGGCGCTGGTTCAGTCCCGACAAGCCTCCGTGGTGCGGACaaaaaagacgacgaagaagaaggctgttCCGAAGGACTTTAAGCGACACAacctggagaagagagaattTCCCCAGTACACACTATGTGATGCTATGCG AGTTCTACGAGCTGTGGAAGTCGGCCAACCTCCCGCTACGATCAAGTACGAGATTCACATCAACCTCAAGACTGCTAGAAATGGCCCCGTCATAAAGAACAGCATCAGGCTGCCGAATCCCGTGCAGAGCGACTGGCAAATCGCCGTTATTTGCCCCGAAGGAAGCGATATCGCGACTGCTGCTACCGCCGCCGGCGCTGTCgctgttggagaagagacCCTCTTTGAGGCCATTCGCCAGGAAAAGATTGATTTCGATCGTCTGATCTGCCACGAGAACAGCGAGAAGGCGCTAAACAAGGCTGGTCTGGGAAAGATCTTGGGTCCCAAGGGCCTCATGCCCAgcaagaggatgaagacgattgTAAACGATGTGGTAAAGTCCATTCGCGACTCGGCCGGTGCTGCGGATTATCGAGAGAGACAGGGTGTCATTCGAATGGCCATTGGACAACTTGGTCACACGCCTGatcagctcaaggccaacatCCAGGCGCTCCTGAAGAAGGTCAAATCGGAATGCGCCGAGATTTCTGAAGAGGTTTCTAAGGAAGTGCACGAGGTTATTTTGAGCACAACGAATGGCCCGGCGCTGAGCTTGAATGCCAAGCTGAATGATCCAGAGAGCGGAATCACCGTTGAGTCATTGTCAGGCGTCATGTAA
- a CDS encoding conserved oligomeric golgi complex component domain-containing protein — MANIPPPLSLPQRVSRPAISTFNLPSSDSSDAEDDAPLPFPAALPRTDFLATEFQPAEYLSALPHRHQTLEDLRSDLRERTATISTELLELVNSNYTAFLSLGSELRGGDEKVEDVKVSLLGFRRAVEEVKEKISERRRDAESLTDELRDVRSEIEQGRAILEISERLSTLEETLALDSLPKKQAAEWDDDSEDDEELEAETVEGLIGSPPSQLLASARECSQVGILIGKLDEKNAFVAKLRARLMKCRNTLLLDLNNALKEARAAGTKGQGRVLGYLGVYRVLDAQGDAVKALRGR; from the coding sequence ATGGCCAACattccccctcctctctctctgccacAGCGAGTCAGCCGACCGGCTATATCAACTTTCAACCTCCCCTCTTCCGACTCGTCAgatgccgaagatgatgcTCCCTTGCCATTCCCTGCCGCCCTTCCACGAACCGACTTCCTAGCAACAGAGTTTCAGCCTGCCGAATACCTCTCAGCTCTTCCGCATCGCCACCAGACCCTAGAGGATCTACGCTCAGATCTGCGCGAGAGAACAGCAACAATCAGCACTGAGCTCTTGGAGCTGGTCAATTCGAACTACACAGCATTTTTATCACTGGGATCGGAACTGCGAGGAGGCGACGAGAAAGTAGAGGATGTAAAAGTTTCCCTCTTGGGCTTTCGAAGGGCCGTTGAAGAGGTCAAGGAAAAGATTTCGGAGCGCAGAAGAGACGCAGAGTCGCTTACGGACGAATTGCGAGATGTACGATCAGAAATCGAGCAAGGGCGGGCAATATTGGAGATATCTGAGCGACTGTCTACTCTAGAGGAAACACTGGCATTAGACAGCTTACCGAAGAAGCAAGCTGCAGAGTGGGACGACGATagtgaagatgacgaagagcttgaagCAGAGACTGTAGAAGGCTTGATAGGAAGCCCTCCCTCACAACTACTGGCGTCGGCACGAGAGTGCAGCCAAGTTGGGATCCTGATTGGAAAGCTAGACGAGAAGAATGCGTTTGTCGCCAAGTTAAGAGCGCGATTGATGAAGTGTCGGAATACACTTTTGCTAGACTTGAACAATGCCCTCAAAGaagctcgagctgctggGACAAAAGGTCAGGGCCGGGTTTTGGGCTACCTTGGTGTGTATAGGGTTCTTGATGCGCAGGGCGATGCAGTCAAAGCTCTTCGCGGAAGATGA